A part of Paenibacillus donghaensis genomic DNA contains:
- the argJ gene encoding bifunctional glutamate N-acetyltransferase/amino-acid acetyltransferase ArgJ: MNQQLFSIIEGGSITTPGGFKAGGLHCGLKKTDRNDLGVILCEVPATAAAVYTTNVFQAAPLKVTRESLVDGKLQAVIVNSGNANACTGEQGEADAYEMRAAAARELGVAEEAVAVASTGVIGELLKMDCVRSGIAGLPHKLDGGAAGAEEFCQAILTTDLVKKECCVQVKVGGKLVTIAGAAKGSGMIHPNMATMLGFMTTDAVIAAEDLHGLLRQATEVTFNMITVDGDTSTNDMLVTMASGLAGNEVLGKLHPDWDAFAAAFTHVCRSLAMSIARDGEGATHLIEVQVNGAVHAEAAAAIAKTVVGSSLVKSAVFGADANWGRIIAAVGRAGVPVSPDRVDIALGEIPVLSQSRPVAFDEELALAYLQKSETITITVDLQDGSGAATAWGCDLTYDYVRINAAYRT, translated from the coding sequence ATGAACCAGCAATTATTCTCGATCATAGAGGGTGGAAGCATCACTACGCCTGGGGGCTTCAAGGCAGGGGGACTGCATTGCGGCCTCAAAAAAACAGACCGGAACGACCTCGGCGTCATCCTGTGCGAGGTTCCTGCCACGGCAGCGGCCGTGTATACAACCAATGTGTTTCAGGCTGCGCCGCTGAAGGTCACGCGTGAGAGTCTGGTGGACGGCAAACTGCAGGCGGTCATTGTGAACAGCGGCAACGCCAACGCCTGTACGGGCGAGCAGGGCGAGGCTGACGCGTACGAGATGCGTGCTGCTGCGGCCCGTGAGCTTGGCGTTGCAGAGGAAGCGGTCGCGGTTGCCTCAACGGGAGTCATCGGTGAACTGCTGAAGATGGACTGCGTGCGCAGCGGCATTGCCGGTCTGCCACACAAGTTGGACGGTGGAGCGGCGGGTGCCGAGGAATTCTGCCAGGCGATTCTGACCACAGACCTGGTGAAGAAGGAATGCTGCGTGCAGGTGAAGGTCGGCGGCAAGCTGGTCACCATCGCCGGAGCCGCCAAAGGCTCGGGGATGATCCACCCTAATATGGCGACGATGCTGGGATTCATGACGACGGATGCCGTGATTGCGGCGGAGGATCTGCATGGTCTGCTCCGGCAGGCGACTGAGGTTACCTTTAATATGATCACGGTCGACGGAGATACAAGTACCAACGATATGCTGGTGACGATGGCCAGCGGGCTGGCCGGGAATGAAGTGCTGGGCAAGCTGCATCCGGATTGGGACGCTTTTGCCGCTGCGTTCACGCATGTCTGCCGCAGTCTTGCGATGTCGATTGCCCGTGACGGGGAAGGGGCTACCCACCTGATCGAGGTACAGGTGAATGGTGCGGTCCATGCGGAAGCCGCAGCTGCGATTGCCAAGACGGTAGTCGGCTCCAGTCTGGTGAAATCGGCCGTGTTCGGCGCGGACGCCAACTGGGGGCGGATCATTGCTGCTGTCGGGCGTGCGGGTGTTCCGGTATCGCCGGACCGGGTGGATATTGCGCTGGGCGAGATTCCGGTGCTGTCGCAGTCGCGTCCGGTCGCTTTTGACGAAGAATTGGCCTTGGCCTATCTGCAGAAGAGCGAAACGATCACCATCACCGTGGACCTGCAGGACGGCAGCGGAGCCGCCACGGCTTGGGGCTGCGACCTGACCTATGACTATGTGCGCATCAATGCCGCATACCGTACCTGA
- a CDS encoding aspartate aminotransferase family protein gives MSAVFPSYARYDLALVKGKGSWVWDDQGNKYLDFTCGLAVTSLGHAPEKVGAKLKEQIDTLWHVSNLFQIPGQQKVAQLLTGNSCADQAFFCNSGAEANEAAIKLARRYHQKVKGDDRYEVITFEQSFHGRTLATLTATGQQKVKEGFLPLPAGFKTVPLHDLPALEAAIGEHTAAIMLEMVLAEGGVLEVQAEFLDAVVALCKQHGLLLIVDEVQTGMGRTGKLFAHQHYGIEPDIFTLAKGVASGFPAGVMLGKGYLREAFSPGSHASTFGGTPLATAVMAATIETMLEDELPQRAAEMGLYLTGLLKEKLGDTPFVVDIRGKGLLIGIECKQPVSEIVLAGQKRGLLFVTAGPNVLRLLPNLYVSKEEIDQAVDILSDLIHTYATQANGEAGA, from the coding sequence ATGAGTGCAGTGTTTCCTTCTTATGCCAGATATGATCTTGCGCTGGTCAAAGGCAAGGGCAGCTGGGTATGGGATGATCAGGGAAACAAATATCTGGATTTCACCTGCGGGCTGGCGGTAACGAGCCTCGGTCACGCTCCAGAGAAGGTCGGCGCCAAGCTGAAGGAGCAGATCGACACGCTGTGGCATGTCTCCAACCTGTTCCAGATTCCGGGGCAGCAAAAAGTCGCCCAGCTCCTGACCGGGAACAGCTGCGCGGATCAGGCGTTCTTCTGCAACAGCGGGGCGGAAGCGAATGAGGCGGCGATCAAGCTGGCGCGCCGCTATCACCAGAAGGTGAAGGGCGATGACCGCTATGAGGTCATCACGTTCGAGCAGTCGTTCCACGGCCGCACGCTGGCCACGTTGACTGCGACCGGGCAGCAGAAGGTCAAGGAAGGCTTCCTGCCGCTTCCGGCAGGCTTCAAGACCGTGCCGCTGCATGATCTGCCGGCGCTGGAAGCGGCCATCGGCGAGCACACCGCAGCGATCATGCTGGAGATGGTGCTTGCGGAAGGCGGCGTGCTGGAGGTTCAGGCGGAGTTCCTGGACGCGGTGGTGGCGCTGTGCAAGCAGCATGGCCTGCTGCTGATCGTGGACGAGGTGCAGACGGGCATGGGCCGTACGGGCAAGCTGTTCGCGCATCAGCATTATGGGATTGAGCCGGATATTTTTACGCTTGCCAAAGGCGTAGCGAGCGGCTTCCCGGCTGGAGTTATGCTGGGCAAGGGCTATCTGCGCGAAGCGTTCTCGCCGGGCAGCCATGCCTCCACCTTCGGAGGCACGCCGCTTGCAACGGCGGTTATGGCCGCCACCATCGAAACGATGCTGGAGGATGAGCTGCCGCAGCGCGCGGCGGAGATGGGCCTGTACCTGACTGGACTGCTGAAGGAGAAGCTGGGTGATACACCGTTTGTGGTCGATATCCGCGGCAAAGGTCTTCTGATCGGCATTGAATGCAAGCAGCCGGTAAGCGAGATCGTACTGGCGGGCCAGAAGCGGGGACTGCTGTTCGTTACAGCCGGCCCGAATGTGCTGCGCCTGCTGCCTAATCTGTATGTAAGCAAAGAGGAGATCGACCAGGCGGTGGACATCCTTTCGGATCTCATTCATACTTATGCTACACAAGCAAACGGGGAGGCAGGGGCATGA
- the argB gene encoding acetylglutamate kinase: MTTNTNGKEDISTSKRFVMKCGGSTLAALPDSFFTDLRELQQSGIQPVIVHGGGPAISENLAKLGIESSFVNGLRVTSAEVLDVVEMTLAGSINKAIVRRIQLQGGLALGLSGVDGNLLTAQPVANSAEVGWVGEVTEVNAGLVAGIADMGYIPVIAPIGVDAAGQRYNINADTAAGAVASYLQSSRMIVVTDVPGIMSTVEGRKVVLPSVTVREIEHLIVSGEIYGGMIPKVRAAIDCIQGDVSEVVIVDGKEPRVLSRVMNGEALGTRIVRE, encoded by the coding sequence ATGACCACGAATACTAATGGCAAAGAAGATATCAGCACAAGCAAACGTTTCGTTATGAAATGTGGCGGCAGTACGCTGGCTGCGCTCCCGGATTCCTTCTTCACGGACCTGCGCGAGCTGCAGCAGAGCGGCATCCAGCCTGTGATTGTACACGGCGGCGGACCAGCTATTTCTGAGAATCTGGCGAAGCTTGGCATTGAGAGCAGCTTCGTGAATGGGCTGCGGGTTACGAGCGCGGAAGTACTGGATGTGGTGGAGATGACGCTGGCGGGAAGCATCAACAAGGCGATTGTGCGGCGGATTCAGCTACAGGGCGGACTGGCGCTGGGGCTGTCCGGTGTGGATGGCAACCTGCTTACAGCTCAGCCAGTGGCGAATAGCGCGGAGGTTGGCTGGGTTGGAGAAGTCACTGAGGTGAATGCGGGGCTGGTGGCCGGGATTGCTGACATGGGCTATATTCCGGTGATCGCACCGATTGGTGTGGATGCCGCAGGGCAACGTTATAATATAAATGCGGATACGGCGGCTGGGGCTGTCGCTTCTTATCTACAGTCTTCGCGGATGATTGTGGTGACGGACGTGCCGGGTATTATGAGTACCGTGGAAGGGCGCAAGGTAGTGCTTCCGTCGGTAACGGTGCGAGAAATTGAACATCTGATTGTGAGCGGTGAAATTTATGGCGGCATGATCCCAAAGGTGCGTGCTGCCATCGACTGCATTCAAGGTGACGTGTCGGAGGTAGTGATTGTAGACGGCAAAGAGCCGCGGGTGCTGAGCCGGGTGATGAATGGCGAAGCACTTGGTACGCGGATTGTGCGGGAGTAG
- a CDS encoding YitT family protein gives MQKINSRNKPPLIPLNGPLRHTVDMILILVGSLITAMAFNSFFLPNQIASGGVSGLSVLAEAWFGAEPAFTQWALNVPLFVLGVLFLGKQYGMRSLLGSIVLPLFIFITRDGVVPTTNPLLASIYGGIGVGLGLGLVFRGRGSTGGLTILAQIIQKITGLSFSLSVVLLDGTVIVLAAFVLGMEQALYALIGLFVTGKVINALEVGFSYTKVAYIISNQNDELTQAILNDLDRGLTKLNGQGGYTGDDRTVLMVVVGQNEITRLKAIVRSVDPGAFVIITDAHEVLGEGFKRES, from the coding sequence ATGCAAAAGATCAATTCGCGCAACAAACCGCCACTGATTCCCCTCAACGGGCCGCTGCGCCATACGGTGGATATGATCTTGATTCTCGTGGGATCACTGATTACCGCGATGGCGTTTAATTCATTTTTTCTGCCTAACCAGATTGCCTCCGGCGGGGTGTCTGGACTGTCAGTTCTGGCGGAAGCCTGGTTTGGGGCGGAGCCGGCTTTTACCCAATGGGCACTTAACGTTCCGCTGTTTGTGCTTGGGGTGCTGTTCCTGGGCAAGCAATATGGGATGCGCTCTCTGCTCGGGAGCATTGTGCTGCCGCTGTTTATTTTTATTACAAGAGACGGAGTGGTGCCTACAACGAATCCGCTGCTGGCCTCGATATATGGCGGGATTGGTGTAGGTCTGGGGCTCGGGCTGGTGTTCCGGGGGCGCGGCTCTACGGGCGGACTGACCATTCTGGCGCAGATTATTCAGAAAATAACCGGCCTCAGCTTCTCCCTTTCGGTAGTGCTGTTGGATGGAACCGTGATTGTACTGGCGGCTTTTGTGCTGGGCATGGAGCAGGCCCTGTATGCGCTGATTGGGTTGTTCGTTACGGGCAAGGTAATTAATGCGCTGGAGGTAGGCTTCAGCTATACCAAGGTGGCGTACATTATCTCGAATCAGAACGATGAGCTGACGCAGGCCATTCTGAATGACCTGGATCGCGGGCTGACGAAGCTGAACGGTCAAGGCGGCTATACCGGCGATGACCGCACGGTGCTGATGGTAGTGGTCGGACAGAATGAGATTACACGGCTGAAGGCGATTGTCCGTTCGGTGGACCCGGGAGCTTTTGTGATTATTACAGATGCGCACGAGGTGCTTGGCGAAGGGTTTAAACGGGAGAGCTAA
- the prfB gene encoding peptide chain release factor 2 (programmed frameshift), translated as MIDPNVKQDLREIGKKLTDLRGSLDLDLKQEMIANFEEKMAAPGFWDDNEKAQALIADMNNVKLSVDQYEKLQQEYDDAAMMAELADEEGDDELAAEIGATIRSLGGKVEEFELQLLLNQPYDKLNAILELHPGAGGTESQDWGQMLLRMYTRWAEKRGFKVEVLDYLPGDEAGIKSVTLLIKGFNVYGYLKAEKGVHRLVRISPFDSSGRRHTSFVSCDVVPEISDDVEVEIRTEDLKIDTYRASGAGGQHINTTDSAVRITHLPSGVVVTCQNERSQIKNREQAMKMLRSKLYERKLIEQQEHLDEIRGEQSDIAWGSQIRSYVFHPYSMVKDHRTLVETGNIGAVMDGDLDGFIDGYLRSQIKVETE; from the exons ATGATAGATCCCAACGTAAAGCAGGACCTGCGTGAAATAGGCAAGAAACTTACCGACCTTAGGGGGTCTCTT GACTTAGATCTGAAGCAGGAGATGATCGCCAACTTCGAGGAGAAGATGGCAGCGCCCGGATTCTGGGACGATAACGAGAAGGCTCAGGCGCTGATCGCCGACATGAATAACGTGAAGCTGTCCGTGGATCAATATGAGAAGCTGCAACAGGAATACGACGATGCCGCAATGATGGCCGAACTGGCCGACGAAGAAGGCGATGACGAGCTGGCCGCAGAGATTGGCGCGACGATCCGCAGCCTCGGCGGCAAAGTAGAAGAATTCGAGCTGCAGCTGCTGCTGAATCAGCCATATGACAAGCTGAATGCTATTCTGGAGCTGCATCCCGGCGCCGGCGGCACCGAGTCCCAGGACTGGGGCCAGATGCTGCTGCGGATGTATACCCGCTGGGCCGAGAAGCGTGGCTTCAAGGTGGAAGTGCTCGATTATCTGCCCGGAGATGAAGCCGGGATCAAGAGCGTGACGTTGCTGATCAAGGGCTTCAACGTGTATGGCTATCTGAAAGCGGAGAAAGGGGTGCACCGGCTGGTGCGCATTTCGCCTTTTGATTCCTCCGGCAGACGGCATACGTCCTTTGTCTCCTGTGATGTTGTGCCAGAAATTTCAGATGACGTAGAAGTAGAGATCCGTACCGAGGATCTGAAGATTGACACGTACCGGGCCAGCGGCGCGGGCGGACAGCATATCAACACCACCGACTCTGCCGTGCGGATTACCCACTTGCCTTCTGGTGTGGTGGTAACCTGCCAGAACGAACGCTCCCAGATCAAGAACCGCGAGCAGGCGATGAAAATGCTGCGCTCCAAGCTCTATGAGCGCAAGCTAATCGAGCAGCAGGAGCATCTGGACGAGATTCGCGGCGAGCAGTCCGATATCGCTTGGGGCAGCCAGATCCGCTCTTATGTATTCCATCCATACAGCATGGTGAAGGATCACCGTACTTTAGTGGAGACGGGTAACATTGGAGCTGTAATGGATGGCGACCTCGACGGCTTCATTGACGGGTATCTGCGCAGCCAGATCAAAGTGGAAACGGAATAA
- the argC gene encoding N-acetyl-gamma-glutamyl-phosphate reductase, with protein MESKLRAAIVGSTGYGGVELIRLLQSHPKVEITSVISSSSAGVPIEEGFPHLTGIIERELDGVDAQEMAERADIVFTATPSGVSTKLVPQLLAAGLKVVDLSGDFRLKDGAEYEQWYKHPAPADEYLQRAVYGLCEVYGERAAGVDFISNPGCYPTATLLGLIPALEAGWIKPDSIIIDAKSGVSGAGRGTSLMVHYSEINENFKAYKINKHQHIPEIEQVLTDIAGAKVTVTFTTHLVPMTRGIMSTMYAGMLGQHTEEDFIELYRKYYAGRPYVRVRNAGIVPATKEVSGSNYCDIGFATDARTGRVTIVSVIDNIVKGAAGQAIQNLNLMMGWEETLGLGYTPVYP; from the coding sequence ATGGAGAGCAAGCTGAGAGCGGCGATTGTCGGGTCAACAGGATATGGGGGCGTGGAACTGATCAGGCTGCTGCAGAGCCACCCCAAGGTAGAGATTACGTCTGTGATTTCCTCGTCCAGTGCGGGGGTGCCTATAGAGGAAGGATTTCCGCATCTGACGGGTATTATCGAGCGCGAGCTGGACGGTGTGGATGCTCAGGAGATGGCGGAACGGGCCGATATCGTGTTCACGGCAACGCCCTCCGGTGTCAGCACTAAGCTGGTGCCGCAGCTGCTTGCTGCCGGGCTGAAGGTGGTCGATCTCTCCGGCGATTTTCGGCTGAAAGACGGTGCTGAATACGAACAGTGGTATAAGCACCCGGCTCCGGCGGATGAATATCTGCAGCGGGCCGTATACGGGCTGTGCGAGGTGTATGGGGAACGTGCCGCAGGCGTGGATTTCATCTCGAATCCCGGCTGCTACCCGACAGCTACGCTGCTTGGGCTGATCCCGGCGCTGGAAGCGGGCTGGATTAAGCCGGACAGCATCATTATTGATGCGAAGTCGGGCGTGTCCGGGGCGGGGCGCGGAACGAGCCTGATGGTTCATTACTCCGAGATCAATGAGAATTTCAAAGCCTACAAAATCAACAAACACCAGCATATCCCGGAAATTGAGCAGGTGCTGACGGACATCGCCGGAGCGAAGGTGACAGTCACCTTCACTACTCATCTGGTACCGATGACGCGGGGCATTATGAGCACGATGTACGCCGGAATGCTGGGTCAGCATACAGAAGAGGATTTCATCGAATTATATCGTAAGTATTATGCGGGCCGTCCGTATGTGCGAGTGCGTAATGCTGGGATTGTGCCGGCCACGAAGGAAGTCAGCGGCTCCAACTATTGTGATATCGGCTTTGCGACGGATGCCCGTACAGGTAGGGTTACCATTGTGTCGGTCATTGACAACATCGTCAAGGGAGCGGCAGGCCAGGCGATACAGAACCTGAATTTGATGATGGGATGGGAGGAGACCCTTGGCCTCGGCTACACCCCGGTGTATCCGTAA